From one Euwallacea fornicatus isolate EFF26 chromosome 4, ASM4011564v1, whole genome shotgun sequence genomic stretch:
- the LOC136350808 gene encoding tubulin monoglutamylase TTLL4-like isoform X3, which produces MKWKPDGCLLKEYYSDESESDSVEDNIAEEDSQSISSSDPISTDESSKDSSSSRVSVNVDSSGLECTSWPVRSSLFPNIPPYVKFRPHDLENAYKLPNGKKYFKWKLSTITPIIVRKTLSNSGFALVRSEFSRESNQWLGTWGKHMKSPMFKTLKDAQKLNHFPGTFQLGRKDRLWRNFQKMISKYGLKEFGFLPHTYVLPQELKILKQTWDFKINGGKEMWIIKPPASARGVGIKVINKWSQLPKKTSLVCQKYIHNPYLINGSKFDLRLYVLVTSFHPLRIYLYPEGLARFASAKYSDDVKDLKDRYMHLTNYSINKLSSQYTANEDANSCQGHKWTLTKLMEYLHIQGVDTKVLWKNLQQLVIKTIISSEALITPLCEENMNSYYNCYELFGVDVLLDEHLKPWLLEVNISPSLHSSSPLDAYVKGPLVQTLFDLAQFHFPLRLSQNVKNAPQCFDNRLYTTALTKKERGKHSNFELFESREDYLDDILYNLTGDDIRHLLRAEDEYVVKGRFERIFPTAHTYKYMEFMEARYYNRLFDAWETKYSSKREDGIALLQSLCAKKLHLKVAHHSTVNKSCQNMTPGETMTSNPQPSYEGHTRPLEEIMKEASISTKLLLCEEIKV; this is translated from the exons ATGAAGTGGAAACCTGATGGTTGTCTCCTTAAGGAGTATTATTCTGA tgAATCTGAGAGTGATAGCGTCGAGGATAACATTGCAGAAGAAGATTCACAAAGCATTTCAAGTAGCGATCCAATTTCTACCGATGAATCTTCTAAAGACTCGTCGAGTAGTCGTGTGTCTGTGAATGTCGATTCTTCTG gatTGGAATGTACTAGTTGGCCAGTTCGTTCAAGTCTGTTTCCAAACATTCCCCCGTACGTAAAATTCCGCCCTCACGACTTGGAGAACGCCTATAAATTACctaatggaaaaaagtatttcaaatggaaactTAGCACAATTACGCCTATTATAGTTCGCAAAACTTTGTCGAATTCCGGCTTTGCCTTGGTTAGAAGTGAGTTTAGTAGAG AATCAAATCAGTGGTTAGGTACGTGGGGCAAGCATATGAAATCTCCCATGTTTAAAACGTTAAAGGACGCCCAAAAGCTGAATCACTTTCCTGGCACATTCCAGTTGGGCAGAAAAGATAGGTTGTGGCGCAATTTCCAAAAGATGATTTCTAAATATGGACTGAAAGA GTTTGGTTTTCTACCTCATACTTACGTACTACCTcaagaattgaaaattctgAAGCAAACCTGGGATTTCAAAATCAACGGGGGTAAAGAAATGTGGATTATCAAGCCG CCTGCTTCGGCAAGAGGTGTAGGAATCAAAGTGATAAACAAATGGTCTCAATTGCCTAAAAAAACGTCCTTAGtgtgtcaaaaatatattcataacCCCTACCTCATAAATGGGAGCAAATTCGATTTGAGGCTGTATGTATTAGTTACTAGTTTTCACCCTCTTAGAATCTACTTGTATCCGGAAGGATTAGCGAGATTTGCAAGTG cCAAATATAGCGATGACGTTAAAGATCTCAAAGATCGATATATGCATTTAACCAACTATAGTATCAATAAGTTGTCCAGTCAGTACACTGCCAATGAAGATGCGAATTCGTGCCAGGGACATAAATG GACCCTTACGAAACTAATGGAGTATCTGCACATACAAGGCGTCGATACGAAAGTCctttggaaaaatttgcaacaaCTAGTGATAAAGACAATAATATCATCTGAAGCCTTAATAACGCCTCTCTGTGAGGAGAATATGAATAGTTATTATAATTGTTACGAATTGTTTGGTGTGGACGTTCTCTTAGACGAGCATTTAAAACCATGGTTACTGGAG GTTAATATTTCACCAAGCCTTCATAGTTCCTCGCCTCTTGATGCCTACGTAAAAGGTCCCTTAGTACAGACCTTGTTCGATTTAGCGCAGTTCCATTTTCCTTTACGTTTGTCACAGAATGTAAAAAACGCCCCGCAGTGTTTCGACAATCGGCTCTATACCACTGCTCTCACGAAGAAAGAAAGAGGCAAGCACTCGAACTTCGAACTGTTTGAAAGTAGAGAGGATTACTTAGATGATATTCTGTATAATTTAACAG GTGATGACATTCGACATTTGTTAAGAGCAGAAGATGAGTATGTGGTGAAAGGAAGATTTGAGAGGATATTTCCGACTGCGCATACATATAAGTATATGGAATTTATGGAAGCACGGTATTACAATCGATTATTTGATGCGTGGGAAACGAAGTATTCTTCTAAACGAGAAGACG GTATCGCCTTACTTCAATCCTTATGTGCCAAAAAGCTACACTTAAAGGTAGCTCATCACAGCACGGTAAATAAG agcTGTCAGAATATGACCCCTGGGGAAACGATGACTTCGAATCCGCAGCCATCATATGAGGGACACACTCGTCCTTTAGAAGAGATTATGAAGGAGGCTTCTATTTCTactaaattgcttttatgtGAAGAAATTAAGGTGTGA